The DNA segment TAATTTTCTAAAAGAATACATTGTTAAAGACAAAAGATAAGGCAAAAAGCCTTAGCAAAGGACATCATATAATTTTTTGATTTGAGTTTCCAGTTCATAATTATCAAGAATGTGTTGGCGGGCCGAACATCCCATTTTAGCAGCCAATTCCGGATCTTTTAATAAAACGGTGATATAGTGGGCCATTCCTTCTTCATCATATTCATTTACAAGGAAACCTGTCTTTTCATGAATGACAGCTTCTTTGATACCGGCATGAAATGTGCTGACAATAGGCAGGCCAGTGGCACTGGCCTCCAGGATTGTGTTGGGGGTACCCTCTGAATCCCCCGTTGAACTAACAACCGAATGTTGAACAAACATCCGTGCTTCTTTCAAAATACAAGCTATTTCCTGAGGCGTTTTTACACCTTTGAAATCAATGCTGCCGGCTATCTTCAGCTCTTTTGCCAGATTAACCGATGCCTCAAAAAGTTCTCCGTTTCCAACCATTATTAATTTTGCATCAGGAACCTGTTTTAGCGCTTCTGCAAATGCTTTAATGGTGACAAAAGGGGCTTTTTTGCTCGTAAACCTACCGACAAAAACACAAACCGGTTTTGATTGGGCAGGGTTAGAACCGACAAACCTGTTGGTGTCGATTCCATAAGGAATTTTCCAAATGGGGCAATTGATTCCTAAATCTGACAATTGCTTGCGCATATCGTTAGAAACTGCTACGATGCATTTGGCCGTTTCAGCCATTTTACAATAACTGTCCTTATATTCATCCAATATCTTTTTAACACTGGCGTCATATCCATGAAAATGTACGACCAATTCGACCTGGGCTTTTTTACATCCTTCATATACAGAAACTCCCGTTGGCCCATATTCGGCCAGCAAAACCTCCGTTTCATTCTTTTTTAAAAACCGGATTAAAGCCTTAGTATATAAAGACTGATACCAGGTTGGGAAAAAATGTTTTATAGTTCCTCTGATTAGATCAACCGACATTAAAAATTTAAAAATACTTTTCTTATCCTGATCCAAATATGGCCAACGTCCACCTGTTAATTCATTTTGGTGGGGAATTGAATTTAACTGATTCTTTATAAATGTTTCTGAAAAAGTAAGTGTTTTGTTCGGATAGGCAATACAAATATTTTTCATGGTATTTTTAATGTTGATACAATGATATGGAATCTTTTGACTTTGGGCAAAAGTACAAACATTTGGTAGTATTAATACCTTTTGCTTGTGTTTTTTAATAAGAAATGGAAGGGTAGAATATTAACACGATAACATGCTGAAGATATTCAACGCCTTGGTTTATTATAAGAATTGATTGTTAGAATTTGCTCAGAATGATTTGGGTTAAAAAGAAAAGATATTATAAAAAACCGGATCCTGTTCTTTTAAGGGTTTGTCTATAATAAGTAAGAATATTGGAACGCGATAAGAAACCCATATATTCTTTCCCTTTCAAAACGGGGAGGTTCCAGAGTTTGGTCTTTTCAAATTTAGCCATCACCGAATCCATGTTTTCGTTGTAATCAATGGTGATGATTTTTTGTGTAATAACGCTTAATTTGAGTTTGTTATAAAGACTTGTTCTGAAAAGCAAGTCTTTTACATTGTCCAGTGAAATGATTCCGAAAAATTCCCCCTCATCATTAATTACCGGGAATACATTTCTGTTGCTTATTGAAAAAGCATCAATCAGATTTTGCAGTTTGTCGTTGACATTTAAGGTTATAAAATCATTTTCAATTAAATCTTCAACCTTAAGATGTTTCAAAACATTGCTGTCTTTGTCTTCGCTGAGCAATTCACCCTTTTGAGCCAGCTTTTTGGTATACACAGAATAGGGTTCAAAAATCCTGGTAATAAAATAGGCCAGTGCCGAGACTATCATTAAGGGAATAAAGAGTACATATCCTCCGGTAATTTCAGCGATCAGGAATATGGCCGTCAACGGGGCATGTACAACACCGCTCATTACACCTGCCATACCAACAACAACAAAGTTTGAGACATACAGGTTGCTGATCCCAATGGTATTGACAAAAAACGAGAGTCCGAAACCGGTCAATGCTCCTGTAAACAAGGAAGGGGCAAATATACCGCCATTCCCGCCTGTATCTGTGGTCAGGGAGGTGGCTATAACCTTCACCAGGATAATCATTAAAGTAACTGAAAGAATTCCCCAGGGGTTGTTTTTTAAGGCACCAAAAATGCTGTTATTCAATAAGTCGGAATAGGAACCTTTCAAAAGGCTTTCAATGGTGGAGTATCCTTCTCCAAACAGGGGCGGTAAAAGGAAAATCAATAATCCCAGCAATACCAGTCCTGTTATTCGCTTAAAGGCATGTCTTTTGGGGCTGTTAAAAAAGCTTTCCATAGAAAGGGTAACCCTTTTCATGTATACGGATAAAAATCCGCAGATGATTCCCAAAACGATATAAAAGGGAATGGCATGAAAATACCAGTCGTTTGATATCAGATAGAACAGCTGCCCTTTATAAAGAAGCTTTGATACGATGGTCGCTGTGGCCGTCGAAATAAGTAAGGGAATAAACGAAGGAACTGTAAAATCAGTAAGGATAACCTCTAAAGCGAACAAAACCCCTGCAATAGGACTGTTGAATACAGCCGCTATACCGGAAGCAGCGCCGCAGGCCAGTAATATGGTCCTTTCCCTATGCCCTAAATTGAAGAATGTAGAAATGTTTGAACCAATGGCTGCTCCGGTTATGGCAATTGGCGCTTCCAGTCCGGCCGAACCACCCAGGCCAACCGTAAATCCGCTGGTTATCAGTTGCGAATAGGTTTTGGTTTTTTCTACCCTGGATGATTTATGTGAAACAGAATAAATGATACTGCCTAATCCTTTTTCAATTTTCCCTTGAAAAAATATTTTAATGATAATTATCGTGACGATAACCCCTAAAATTGGAAAGAAGAATAGCCAGAAATTGTTGTTTGAATACAATTGATAGTAATGGGGAATGCCATGCAACAAATGAACTGCTGTTTTCAGGATTACTGCAGCCAGGGCAGATATTATACCGACCAGGGCACTGGCAATAATCAGGAAGGTCCTGTTGCCTATATGTTTTAGCCGCCAATATAGTATCTGGTTTATTATTTTTCTAATCATTTGTCCTAAGTCATCCTTGAGATAAGCAAAGATAAAAATTATGGGATTTTATCAAACAATTTGTAAATATAAGTCTAATAAAGAAATTGGAAATTCCCGGATTTAATTCCATTTCATCCGGGGAATGACCTGTTTCAGCATAAGAAATTCTTTCTCGAAATTAGGGGTAAATATTTCATTCCCAATATTTTTTTCTATTTCTTCGGTTGACCAGAAACGGCCCTCGTCCACTTCCTCGGCATTGGGTTTGAAAGGTCCGGAGAATTGGGTCAGATAAGTAAAAACCAGTTCTTTTTCAATCTGGCTTTCCCAGACATAATTAAAGACCAATTGTGCATTAAAATCTTTTAAACCAATTTCCTCGTATGCCTCACGGCGCAAGGAGACATCCACCTGTTCGCCTGCACCAATATGCCCGCCCACAGCTGTATCCCACTTCCCGGGTTGTACCAGTTTGCGAAGCGAACGCTTTTGCAGGTATATTTTTCCATGATTGATCACATGCAGATGAACTACCGGATGCAACAACATGGTATGATGGTGGACAACCCCGCGGGGTGCACTTCCCAGTACTTTGCCCTGTTCATCTACCAGGGGCAACCATTCATCGCGGGCATACGCATTCCGTTGTATCCGCTTTTGGATAATTTCATAGGCCATGAATATTCCAAAAAGTACAAAAAATCCCGGCCCGCTTACCAAACCCCATTCGCGGGTTGTGCCATAAATGACTGCCCAAAGTGTGATCAAAGTATACATCACCAGCATGATAAAGAAAACTATCATACTTTTTTTGAAAAGTATCTGCTGCCAGGGATTGATGTTTATATTTTTGAAATACCTTTTGGACATGTCCAGCATGAAGTTCCCGGGCAAAAAAGCTGCTGCTCCGATCATGATACAGGTGATTGCATCAATAATGACCGGTTTCATCTTAAAAAAGAAATCGTTGTCCAGCCAAAGGGATATGCCTCCGGTAGCTATAATGAGCCCCAAATCAAGCAAAACGAACTTGTCAATTTTCTTTTCCTTAAGAAATCCCGCAATCAATTCTATCAAACCTAAGCCGATTGCCACCAGCAATCCTGTTTTTGTCCCCCATATTTCATCAGCAGCGATGAAGATCAGCAGCGGCAATAAACCTGGCAACAGTTGACGGATCAGTACAAACCATTGATTCATTTAATATTTATTTTAAAAATCACTTTTAAATATCTATTTCACACTTTCAATGGATTTTTTGCAACATTTACCAGACCAAAGCCTAAAATTATGTATGTTGTTGATAATCAATCATATACATAATTGTTGTATAAAATCCCTTGAAAATGTCAAAATTACTAATAAAGCCATGATTCGCAAATGGCTTATTTTTCGTAAAAGTGCATTTGGCGGATATAGTCAAAAACCCGGGGGGGCAAAAAGAAAGAAAGCTCCTTTTTTTCTTTTATGGCCTGGCGGACGAAGCTTGAAGATATATCCAACAGGGGTGCATCAAACCATTGGGCATTTTCAACCGGATTTAAACGGTATTTCTCGCTTCCCGGCCTGGGATAGATGTAGCGGGTATAATTGGCAATTATTTCTTCAAAATTTTTCCATTTATCGAAAGTAGGCAATTGGTCGGAACCAATGATGAGTACAAAGCTATGCTGAGGATATTTTTCATGTAAATAGGCCAGTGTATCAATTGTAAAGGAAGGTTTGGGCAATTTGAATTCGATATCTGAGGCCCTGAATTTGGGGTAGTCGGCTATGGCCATATTCACCATTTCGAGCCGGTGATAATCGGCCAGCAGGCTGCTTTTTTTCTTGAACGGATTTTGAGGGCTGATAATAAACCACAGCTGGTCGATATCCGAGTATTCAACAATATAGTTGGCTATAGCCAAATGCCCTATATGGATGGGATTAAACGATCCAAAAAATAAACCTATTTTCATGTGGCCAATGTTTGAAAAAAACACAAAAAGTCAAGTTATACAAATCTATGGCTGATGAATAAAATCTTCAATGGCAATGTAGGTTTCCAAACAGGCCGTGTCAAGATTTTTATTGACAATGACCTTATCAAATTTTTCGGAAAATGAAATTTCTTCTTCTGCTTTGGCAAGCCGCTTGGAAAGGGTTTGTGCATTTTCTGTCGAACGCTTTACCAGCCTGTTTTTTAATTCATCCAGGCTGGGAGGCATTATAAACAGTGATAAAGAATTGCCGGGAAACATTTTTTTAATATTTATCGCCCCTTTGACATCTATGTCAAAGACAACATGATGGCCTTTGTTGTGAATCCTTTCGATTTCTGTTTTCAAGGTTCCATAATAGTTGCCTGCATAAACTTCCTGCCACTCAATAAATTCACCTTTATCAATCTTGTTTTTAAACTCTTCGGAGGTCAGGAAATAATAGTCCTTGCCGTTAACTTCGCCTTCCCGCTTTGCTCTGCTACAGGCAGAGATGGAAAATTCAAGGCCAGGATTTTTTTGAAGCATATTTTTAACTATAGTCGTTTTTCCTGTTCCGGAAGGACCTGAAAATATAATTAGTTTGCCAGACATTTGAATTGATTTAAAGCACGTTCATCAGTTGTTCTTTGATTTTTTCCAGCTCATCCTTCATTTTTACAACCAACTTCTGCATATCCGAATCGTTTGCTTTGGAACCGATGGTGTTAATTTCTCTTCCCATCTCCTGGGCGATAAATCCCAGCTTTTTCCCCACTGCACCTTCTTCCTCAATGGTTTCCCGGAAATATTTGATGTGATTTTTTAACCTGACCTTTTCTTCAGTAATATCTAATTTTTCAAGAAAATAAATAAGCTCCTGCTCAAAGCGGTTTTGATCAATGGTTTCATTGGAAAAAAATTCTTTGAGGTTTTGGTTAAGTCTTTTCTTAATGTTTTCTATCCTTTGTTGTTCGAAAGGCGTAATCGCATTGAGGTATTCTTCAATAAGAGCAACCCGCTTGGTTAAATCTTTTTTCAGGGCAGCACCTTCCTGCATTCTGAAGGAATCTAATTCTTCAAGGGCTGTCTTAAAAATTGCCTGTATTGCATTCCATTCTTCCTGGTTAAGTTCCTGTTTTTCTGTCTTGAGTGAATCCGGCAATTTAAGGATGATGGGCAAAATGTCATTTCTTTCTGTCAGGCCTAGTTCTTCTTTTAAGCTGGAAATCTGGCTGTAATAATTTTTTACCACGGCCACATTAATTTTTGCCACTTGTTCTTCGTCACTTTGATCGATACTAAGGCTTACATCAATTTTCCCCCTTTGCAAAACTTCAAGGAGCCTGTTGCGTAATTCTAGTTCTTTTTCTTTGTATAAATATGGGAGTTTGAAACTGGATTCCAGTTGTTTGCTATTAAGAGATTTAATTTCAATAGTGATTTTTTTGTTACAGAAATCGGTTACAGCCTTGCCGTAACCAGTCATAGATCTAAGCATAATTTATTTACGGGTAAGTAATTAATTTATATTAAATATATTTTAAAGCCAAATAACAACATTCAATTTGTGTTCTTTAATTCTTAATATAAAGCCAAAGGTGGTGATTTTTTCAAACATATTAAAATTCAGGACAGGGAATAGCATGGATTTTTTTCTTTTTGTGAGGTTTGCTAAATTCATAAACCAGCGATAATTCATGGGAGCCTTGTGAATTTCCGATCAGGCGGGAAACCGTAAAATCATAGCTGTACCCGATATTAATATACTTTGACTTAAGTCCGATTAATGCAGCTAATGCATCACTGCGGTTTCCTTTCATGATGGGTATGCCCCTGTACCAGAAGCCAAGAACAAGAGGTTTTTTATACCAGTATAAGCCACAATCCATTTGCCTGAAATAGCTTCCCGATTCAATTTTTTGTTGTTTATATAAGAAAGCCAAAGAAACGGTTTCCCCAATGGGCGATAGTAGTTTGCCTCTGCGGATCAGGGTGACTCCCCCAAAAACAGAAGTTTTAAGGTTGATGTATGCTTTTTCACTGGAAAGGGAGAGGTCGGGATGTAAAAGGTGGTCAAAGGAGGCGCCAATCCAGTAGTTTTCAGAATAAAAAAGTACGGAACTGGCAGCATCCGCTGCTCCGTTTGATGGAATTGTGGGTACTTCAATGGAGGAAGGGTCATCGCCGTTGGGGTGCATCTGGTCGCTGAATAATAATTTGGAGAAGTTTAATCCCTGCCGCAGGTAGGTGAATTGTAAGCCTGGCCGGACATGACAGGTTTCCAGTATTTTAAAATCGTAGGAATATTGCAGCCCAATGCCGGTAAGATTAAGATTTCCTGCCCCTGCCTGGTCACGCATGAGGATAACCCCTAAACCACTGTTAAAATTCAGAAAATAATGTTCGTAAGATAAAGTATAAGTTAGGTAGGAATTTTTTAAGCCTACCCATTGGTCGCGTATATTGGAGGTGATTCTGTTTTGTTGCGTTGCTCCAACAAAAGAAGGGGCCAGGTACATTTTATTCGAATAAAACTGGGTAAATTGAGGATCCTGGGAGTATGCTGATACTAAAGTCCCCATTGCTATTGATAATATTGCGGCAGTCTTCTTCACAATATCTGATTTCTTTATACCTCTTTCTGTCTTTTACATAACGAATATAGTATTTTTTTTCTATCATACAAACTTTTCTTTATTAAAGAATTATGAAATTTAGAATTGTTGTTATGAAAAAATAATCTGCTATTTGGTTGTATGCTCAAGTAGCAGATTAGGAACGGGTTTTCAGGTAGTTGCCAATTTTTTGATTATTGTTTTTCAAGCAGTTCCCTTTTGTCTTCATCCAAACGGGTAATTTCATTCATGGCAGAGGGAATTTGCAAAAGATCGTATACATCGCTGTATATTAAGTATTTATTTACCCAATACGGAAAGAATTTATCTTTATATTCCCTCAGGCCTTTATAGTGTTCAAATTGTCTGAAATTCTCATAAGCAAATTTGATGGTCTTTTCAGATATTTTCCCTGCCTTGTCAATCCCGCTCATGGGGGCCATGCCCAGATTAACCCTGGAATATCCCAGTTGTTTAAAATATTGAAACATTTTGATGTGCAGATAATCTATGGCCCCATTGGGTGCATCGTCTGATTTGCGGATCAGATCGAATGTTCCTTCACCCGGAACTTTATCTGGTATTAAATTAACGAAGGCCACAACTTTTTCTTCTTCATTTTCCACCGTAAGTACAATGTTTTCTCTGATCAGCTCAGGATGAAACAGGCCCTGTGAAAAAACCAGTTCTTCCCGGTTATTGGTCCTGAGCCATTCCTCAGAAACCTGTTGAAGTTTCTGAACAAGTCCGCTTTTAAGAGGGGGGGTGTATATTTTTAAATGAAAGCCCGAATTTTCAACTTTATTCATTGCATTTCTGATGGATTTCATTTTCCCTCCTTCGAGCGAAAAGGTGTTAAGGTCAATGATGGCTTCCTGGCCAATAATTAGGTGGTTTTTGCCTAAAGCTTCATAAATGGGCAGACTTTCTTCCGGTACCCTGTAATAGGCAGCTTTTAACCCATTGTTGTTGCAATAGCGGTCAAATTCGTTGAGCAGTATTTTAAATGATTCCTCGTCTTTACATACCGGGTTTTCAAGCACCATTGCAAAATTCTTGGCAATGGTATAGGAAATAAAACCTTCGGATTTTTCAGAATAAAAAATGACTTTATCAAAATAAGTTTTGAAGTAATCCAAAGCTGATTTGCCATATTGTTCAACCAATTCCCGTCCTTTTTCAAAATCTTTTTTTTCTGTTTCGGGTTTTTGGACATAAGGTTTGATCAGCGAATAAATTACAAAGCTGATTGCCATAAATCCGGAAATATAGATTGAATCGAGAAACCAGCTTGCAAAATGTGTTTTGGGCACCAGTGCTGAACTATCGAAGAGGAAAAATAATTTTAGCAATGATGAAAGAGCATCTTTTAAATCGAAGTCAATACCGAAATGCCGTTTATCCAGGAAATAAAAACCTGCAATTCCGTAAATGAATACGGCAATAATCACTATTGAAATGCTGGTCAGGCTTCTGCGCTGAAATCGTTTATCATGCAGGGTGGTATATGATTTCCTTGTTATAAGCAGTACAGCAAAAGCAAAAAAGCTCAGTATGGCTTCCTCATAATCTATGGCTTTGGATAAATGTCCGAAAAGTGATAAAAAGGAAACCACCACAGCTATGCGCCAGGCATTTTTCACCCCTTTGAGCAGATAAATTGAAAGAACACAGAGTACCAGGCCAAATAACAATACAAGATAGTTGGAAGCATATATAAAGTCATTTCCAATGATGGTTTGCAGCAGCCTTAACCGGCTGGGGATTGCCGGCGTAATGGCAGATATGATATTGATGATGCCCAGGAAGAAAATAGTTATTGCAGGGAAAACCCTGAAAAACAGGCTGTCTTTCTTGACAAAAAAACTGAATATACCCGCAAACAGGGGAAGCCAGAATTCAAAGAATCTGAAAAGCAGAGTGGTAGAAGCAGCCACTATAGTCGAGAATCCATATTGAACCAGGATATAGGTCATTGAAACCTCTATGGCTCCCATACCTCTTAAGAAAGGAGATACAATAAGCAACATAACCATGATGACATATCCTATTGAAGCAATCTCAAGGCTGGCCGGTAAACCTAGTGCCAACATGGCGATATATAAGTGGGCAATCCCTACAAATTCGATGAATAGAGAAACAAGGTTGGTAAGCAGGAATTGTTTGATATTGAATTCATGAGATTCGAGTTCGTCAATGGTCAGGGCAAAGCCGGGGAAAAATTTTAAGGCCAGCTGGTATATTTTCCCTTTCTTGACCAGGGAATAGGCCAGATAAGCCAGGATTGCAATCAGAACCAGCAGTGCAGTAAAGGCAACCAGCTCATTTGAGGTCAGGCTGTGCTTGAAGAGCATGAAAAGCAGGATGGGGATGGCAACAACGGCCACGGATATCAATCCGCATATTGCATAGATATAGGAAGCATAATAAATTTGAGTTTTATTAATATTTTGTTTCTCAATGTTTTTTGTGAAAAAAGCAAGTGAGGAAAAGCCCCCGGCAGGTAAAAAAACACTCACCAGGTTGCGTTTTAAAAACAACATGATGGTGCTGCTCAATTTTACTTTACTGCCAATGGTGCGAAAACTTTTAACATACATGTATCCCTGTAAAGCTATATATAGTCCGGTAACAAAGATGCCTAATAAAACATAGGGCAATCTGCATTTTTCCAATGTCTTCCTTATGCCAAGCAGTTCAATGTGTTCATTCTTAATAAAAAACACACATAGTGCCAACATTAATATCGCAAGTACAACCTGCCAAAAAGTTTTTTTCTTTAACATAAGATATTGAAAAATTATTATGTTTTTATACTGATGTTAAAAATCAGAAATTTTATTTTCCAAACAAATTGGTAATTGGAAAATCCTACATTTCTTTCATGATAAACCGTATAATTTCATCAAAACTATTTGAGAAATGATGCCCTCCCTGGGTAAACAGAAAATGAATGTTTTTCCCTCTTAATTTTTCAGGGAACTTGGTTTCTTCATCTTTACCAAAGATACAAAGAGTGGGGAAATATTTCAACCTTCTTATTTCGTCTACCACATTATAAACATCTTTTCTGTTCCCAATGCTGAGCATATCGCTAACATGAATTTCAAATCCTGCTTTTTCGCTTGGAGAAAGTAAGGCCAAGGCCTGAATTTTATCTTTTAAAATAAAGGGCAATTTATCAGCGACAAAAGGTAATACATCGGCTCCAAATGAATAACCGACCAGAAGTATTTTTGATTTTCCCCAGGTATGCATATAATTCTGGATAAAAGGGGCAATATCAGCGGCCACTTTTTGTGGATTCTTTTCAGACCAGAAATAATGCAGGGCATCTAATCCTATGCACGGAATGTGTTTTTGGGCAAGGCGATTTGCCAGGGACTGATCAAAATCCGTCCAGCCTCTGTCTCCTGAAATAAAAAAGGCCAGTGGTTTGCCCGGATCCGTGATAGCTTGTGTTACATGAATAAACTGATTGACTGAAGAGGAGCGGGAAGCCCCGTTGGAATAACCTGTATTTACGGGGTTATTTAATGTTTCCTGGTGATAAGCAAAACATTGAAAATTTGCAGGGTTGCTTTTTAAGGCAAATCCATCGGAGACAGAAAAAAACAACGACACAAACAACAACAACTTATTCATTTTATCCGGAATAATCAAGTCTTATTAAGATATGAATAATTTAATCAAATTCGATTTTATTTAACTGCAAAAATACAGATATCCGCATCAATGATTGAGTATCCTGGGTTTATCTTATGTTAAAAAATTGTAAATTCACAGAGGAATTTATATTCGATTTTTCATATCTTTAATGACAATTTCCTCAGTATCTGATGAAAAAAACATTAAGGCAAATATTTTCCTTTTATTATGAAGGTTTTAAAGCAATGACTGTTGGCAGAACCTTATGGGCAATCATCATTTTCAAGTTGTTTCTTATTTTTTTCGTTCTGAAACTTTTCTTTTTCCCCGATTTTCTGAAGAAAAAATTCGATAATAACGTTCAACGTGGCAATTATGTTATAGAACAATTAATTAAAAGGTAAACGTATGGGTTTAATTCTTGTTGCCTCAGTGGTCAGCCTTAGCCGTGCACAGTTTGCGCTTACGGCCATGTATCACTGGCTTTTTGTTCCTCTCACCCTGGGATTGTCATTTATCATTGCCATTATGGAAAGTTTGTATGTTAAAACCGGCAATGAGGAATGGAAGCGCATTACCAAGTTCTGGATGACCTTGTTCGGGATTAATTTTGCAATTGGAATAGCAACGGGCATTATTCTGGAGTTTGAATTTGGGACCAACTGGTCGAATTATTCCTGGTTTGTGGGTGATATTTTTGGAGCTCCACTGGCCATTGAAGGAATACTGGCTTTTTTCATGGAATCGACCTTTGTGGCCGTGATGTTTTTCGGATGGACGAAAGTCAGCAAAGGCTTTCACCTGCTGTCAACCTGGCTGGTATTTGTAGGTTCTAACCTGTCGGCATTATGGATACTTGTTGCCAATGCCTGGATGCAAAATCCTGTAGGCATGAGGTTTAATCCGGATACAGCCCGTAATGAGATGGTCAATTTCTGGGAGATGCTTTCGCCTGTGGCCATCAACAAATTTTTTCACACCTTAACCTCTGGCTATGTGCTGGCAGCAGTTTTTGTTTGTGGCATCAGTGCCTGGTTCCTTATCCGCCGCCGCGAACAATTTCTGGCAATAAAAAGCATAACTGTAGCCTGCATTTTCGGACTTATTTCTTCCGTTTTGCTGGCCATAAGCGGAGATTCTTCAGCAAGGTTAATTGCCCACACCCAGCCCATGAAACTGGCTGCCATGGAGGGCGTTTATCATGGCAATGAAGGACAAAGCCTTATGGCGATTGGAATTCTGGTTAAATCGGAACAGAAGAACCTTAAAAACGAATACCATGTAGTAAAGTACAGGATTGAAATTCCACATTTATTATCATTCCTGGCATTCGGGAAATTTAATGCCTTTGTTCCCGGGGTGGATGATTTGATTCAGGGCAATCATCAATATGGCCTTATTTCTGCAAAAGAAAAAATTGCCAGAGGGAAAACGGCCAGAAATACTTTGATGAGACTTTACCAGGCCAGAAAGTCTCATGATACGGCAACATACAACAACCTGAAAGAAAAGTTCCATGAACGGAATTTTGTGGATAACCAGTTCAGATATTTCGGCTATGGCTTTTTAAATGATACAAACAGCCTGATTCCCAATGTGCCCCTTGTTTTTTACAGCTTCCACATCATGGTGGTCTTGGGTTTCTTTTTTATCCTTTTATTCCTTTTGTTATTGTTATTTATCCGGAAGAAAAGCCTGGAAATTCACCGCTTTTGGCTATGGATCTCCTTATGGTCCATGCCGCTTGCATATATAGCTTCCCAAAGCGGTTGGGTAGTCTCCGAGGTGGGGCGCCAGCCCTGGGTGGTCCAGGATTTGATGCCTGCCGTAGCGGCTATTTCCCAGATAGATGCATCGGCGGTGGAAACCACCTTCATCCTTTTTGCTGTTCTCTTCACGGCCTTGCTGATAGCAGAGTTCAGCATTATGATCAAGCAGATACGGTTGGGTTCTAAAAAAGAAAAATAATTAATATCCCTGAAAATGTCATATTACGCTTTGCAACA comes from the Bacteroidota bacterium genome and includes:
- a CDS encoding DUF4492 domain-containing protein, with the translated sequence MKKTLRQIFSFYYEGFKAMTVGRTLWAIIIFKLFLIFFVLKLFFFPDFLKKKFDNNVQRGNYVIEQLIKR
- a CDS encoding phosphatidylglycerol lysyltransferase domain-containing protein, with protein sequence MLKKKTFWQVVLAILMLALCVFFIKNEHIELLGIRKTLEKCRLPYVLLGIFVTGLYIALQGYMYVKSFRTIGSKVKLSSTIMLFLKRNLVSVFLPAGGFSSLAFFTKNIEKQNINKTQIYYASYIYAICGLISVAVVAIPILLFMLFKHSLTSNELVAFTALLVLIAILAYLAYSLVKKGKIYQLALKFFPGFALTIDELESHEFNIKQFLLTNLVSLFIEFVGIAHLYIAMLALGLPASLEIASIGYVIMVMLLIVSPFLRGMGAIEVSMTYILVQYGFSTIVAASTTLLFRFFEFWLPLFAGIFSFFVKKDSLFFRVFPAITIFFLGIINIISAITPAIPSRLRLLQTIIGNDFIYASNYLVLLFGLVLCVLSIYLLKGVKNAWRIAVVVSFLSLFGHLSKAIDYEEAILSFFAFAVLLITRKSYTTLHDKRFQRRSLTSISIVIIAVFIYGIAGFYFLDKRHFGIDFDLKDALSSLLKLFFLFDSSALVPKTHFASWFLDSIYISGFMAISFVIYSLIKPYVQKPETEKKDFEKGRELVEQYGKSALDYFKTYFDKVIFYSEKSEGFISYTIAKNFAMVLENPVCKDEESFKILLNEFDRYCNNNGLKAAYYRVPEESLPIYEALGKNHLIIGQEAIIDLNTFSLEGGKMKSIRNAMNKVENSGFHLKIYTPPLKSGLVQKLQQVSEEWLRTNNREELVFSQGLFHPELIRENIVLTVENEEEKVVAFVNLIPDKVPGEGTFDLIRKSDDAPNGAIDYLHIKMFQYFKQLGYSRVNLGMAPMSGIDKAGKISEKTIKFAYENFRQFEHYKGLREYKDKFFPYWVNKYLIYSDVYDLLQIPSAMNEITRLDEDKRELLEKQ
- a CDS encoding AcvB/VirJ family lysyl-phosphatidylglycerol hydrolase, with amino-acid sequence MNKLLLFVSLFFSVSDGFALKSNPANFQCFAYHQETLNNPVNTGYSNGASRSSSVNQFIHVTQAITDPGKPLAFFISGDRGWTDFDQSLANRLAQKHIPCIGLDALHYFWSEKNPQKVAADIAPFIQNYMHTWGKSKILLVGYSFGADVLPFVADKLPFILKDKIQALALLSPSEKAGFEIHVSDMLSIGNRKDVYNVVDEIRRLKYFPTLCIFGKDEETKFPEKLRGKNIHFLFTQGGHHFSNSFDEIIRFIMKEM
- a CDS encoding cytochrome ubiquinol oxidase subunit I; translation: MGLILVASVVSLSRAQFALTAMYHWLFVPLTLGLSFIIAIMESLYVKTGNEEWKRITKFWMTLFGINFAIGIATGIILEFEFGTNWSNYSWFVGDIFGAPLAIEGILAFFMESTFVAVMFFGWTKVSKGFHLLSTWLVFVGSNLSALWILVANAWMQNPVGMRFNPDTARNEMVNFWEMLSPVAINKFFHTLTSGYVLAAVFVCGISAWFLIRRREQFLAIKSITVACIFGLISSVLLAISGDSSARLIAHTQPMKLAAMEGVYHGNEGQSLMAIGILVKSEQKNLKNEYHVVKYRIEIPHLLSFLAFGKFNAFVPGVDDLIQGNHQYGLISAKEKIARGKTARNTLMRLYQARKSHDTATYNNLKEKFHERNFVDNQFRYFGYGFLNDTNSLIPNVPLVFYSFHIMVVLGFFFILLFLLLLLFIRKKSLEIHRFWLWISLWSMPLAYIASQSGWVVSEVGRQPWVVQDLMPAVAAISQIDASAVETTFILFAVLFTALLIAEFSIMIKQIRLGSKKEK